A window of Camelina sativa cultivar DH55 unplaced genomic scaffold, Cs unpScaffold26989, whole genome shotgun sequence genomic DNA:
ATctcaagtaacaaaaaaaatgtaataaatagAGTGAGAGAAGATTACGTGTTACAGTTGATTCTAGCGCTGATGGGGTAAGAGATCCTAACACGGCAAGCACCAGGAAGACGAGCAGCACGGCCTGCGTTAAGTCGGGAACCCAAGGC
This region includes:
- the LOC109132140 gene encoding non-specific lipid-transfer protein 5-like, with protein sequence CSGVQRLNSMARTTRDRQQACRCIQGAARALGSRLNAGRAARLPGACRVRISYPISARINCNT